The genomic segment GGGTGTTTCAAGGAAGCGCATCCACGAGTCGCCATGCTTGAGTATCTTTCGCTCGCTCCACGCGGGCGTGAGTTCGAGCGTGTCGCGCCTGGCGTGGCCGAGGATCAGCAGTCCGCCGCGCGCGAGCAGTGTCGGCAGCGTCGGATCATCAAGCAGCTTCTGGGAAAGCGATCCCGACCGGCGGCCGATGTTTTTCTCCCCAAACGGAGGATCCGCGAGCACGAGATCAAACGTCCGTCCCGCCGAGGCAAGCTGCGGCAGCGCCGTGAACACGTCCTGCACGCGGACCTCCACGATCGCGCGCGAGAACGAGGCCTTCGCGATGTTTTCCTCGATGAAGCGCGCGTGCTTGCGAGAGAGTTCGACGCACACGGCGTGTCGTGCCCCGCGGCTCAGGCACTCGAGGCTCAGCGCGCCCGTGCCGCCGAAAAGTTCGAGCACTCGCGCGCCGGGCACTCGCGCGCCGAGGCTGTTGAAGACGGCCTGCCGGACAAGGTCGGGAGTCGGCCGCACGTCGAGACCCTTCGGAGTCGCGAGGATCAACCCAGCCGCCGTGCCGCCAATGATGCGCATGAAGCATTGTGCGCCGGGAAGTGGCGGCGTCCAAGACGGATTCGCGCGGACACGAGTCCCGGAAGCGCAACCGCGGTGGCGACGAGAAACTTCCGCCGGGAGGGCTGCGACTTCATGCGCCAGCTTTCACCACATCCAAACGGCGAACGCAAGCCGCGGGCGCGCCAAATCTGTTGCCAGCCCGGCTGTCGTGGGCAATGCTCCGACCATGCGCGACCGGGTGTTCCTCCTCGTGTCCGTCGTCCTCAACACGGTGCTCGCGTTTGTCCTCGTCGCCCACCACCTCGACTCGCGCCCGAAAGTCCGCCGCGTCACACGCACCATCCGCACACCCACGACGGTCACGAACCTCGTCCGCACGAACATCACGCTCACCCAGTTGAACTTTGACTGGGCCAAGGTCGAGTCCGACGACTTCAGCGTCTACGTTCAAAACCTCCGTTTGATTGGATGCCCCGAGGAGACCATCCGCGACATCATCGTCGCGGACGTGGAGAAACTTTTCGCGGGCCGGCGCGCGCGGGAACTGCCCGACGAAGACATCGAGTGGTGGCGCGCCGATCCGCACGCCAGCCGAAACAAAGCTCGCGAGGAGCGCATGGCCGCGCTCGATGCCGAGCGTGACGAGTTGCTCACCCGCCTGCTCGGCGCGGGCTGGGCAAAGGCAGAACCGGAAGTCGACGCGGACAACTCGCTGCTGACCGGCCCCGTCCTCGGCGCGCTTCCAGCC from the Verrucomicrobiota bacterium genome contains:
- a CDS encoding methyltransferase, coding for MRIIGGTAAGLILATPKGLDVRPTPDLVRQAVFNSLGARVPGARVLELFGGTGALSLECLSRGARHAVCVELSRKHARFIEENIAKASFSRAIVEVRVQDVFTALPQLASAGRTFDLVLADPPFGEKNIGRRSGSLSQKLLDDPTLPTLLARGGLLILGHARRDTLELTPAWSERKILKHGDSWMRFLETPESPLSSSSPPMLD